DNA sequence from the Cohnella herbarum genome:
GGATACCAGATTCGAAGGCTGGAACTACGCCTTCGGCAATTATAACTACAATCCGGAACAGAATAAATTAGTGCTTGCCCGTCCGGCTTTGGATGTCTACTCTTTCTGGGCCGATGCGGTGAAGAGAGGAGTCATAACCGAAGGGATCGGCAATATCGATACGGACAAAGCGGCTCCTATGTTCATTAAGGGCGACATCTTCGCCGAATTCGCACGTACGGAATTCTACCAAATGATGCGGGAAGCTAACGGGATGAAGGACGATATCGAGGGCTATAACGCATGGTTCAAAGAGAACGTGATTTGGATTCCGGTTCCCTCGGCGACCAAAGGCGGCAAGCCATCCTCCTATAGTAACCCGGCATTAATATTCGTCGGTCCTAAAGTGGACGACGCGAAAATGCCTTACGTGCAAAAATTGATCGAGCATGTTCTCGATCCCGATCTCCAAGTGAACCATACGATCGTAAGCGGAAAATTGCCGGTGACGCCGGAAGCTCAAGAGGATCCGCGGTTTAAGGAAATGGGATTCTACGAAGAGCATGCGTACTTGGTTGAATTTACTCGCACTCGCCCGCCGCAACCGGATTACGCGACCTTTATTAAAGGCTATACCTTAGGCGTGGAGGCCATCTTAACCAAGGGCAAATCTGCGGAAGAAGCATATGAACTATTCCAAAAAGAAGTGAAGCAAAACGTGCCGCAAGAAAATGTCATCATTGAGTAGATAAACCGGATTCACTCTATCGAAAGGTGCGCTAATCTTAGGTTAGAGCACCTTTCCAGTTATTCTGAAGGAAGTGGTGAAAGTCTACATGGAGAACGCGACCACTCGGCAAACCTACAAAAAACCGTTTACTAAGAAAATCTACCCGTATTTGTTTATTATGCCGTTTGCTGTGCTGGTGTTCATCTTTTTTATATTACCTGCCATTGCCACGATCGCAATGTCGTTTACCGATTTGAACGCTTCCATGAAGCCGAATTTCGTTGGATTTACGAATTTTAAGAGAATCTTTATGGATTACAATCTTCCTCAAATTTTATGGAACACGGCTATCTTCGCGGTGCTATCTTTGGCCATCTCGATGCTCTTTGCTTTAATTATATCGATTGCCACTCAGTACTTTCTTAAAGGCAAAGTGACAGCTGTCATATACAGAGTATTATGGCTCATTCCAAGCATAATTCCGGCCGTCGTCTACGTAACCTTCTGGAAATACGTGTTCGACCCGACCGAAGTCGGATTGCTCAATAGCATCATGCATCAATTCGGCGTGGAATCCGATCCCGTGTCATGGTTCACGAAAGCCGCTATGGCTATTGTCATTGTAGCAACGATCATTTCCACCATTTCCGGAGGCATGATCTTATTGTCCGCCGCGATCAACTCGATTCCCGAAGATTTGTACCAAGCCGCCCGAGTGGATGGAGCAAGCGAGAAATCGGTCATTACGAAGATCATTCTTCCTACGTTAAAATGGCCGTTAATGTATATCACGATTTCGGAGTTGATCGGTTTCGTATCGTCCTATTTCTTCATTATGCTATTGACGAACGGCGGGCCGATGAGAGATACGACGACCTTGTCCTTATACGCCTATCAGCAAGCATTCAACTTGAAATATTACGGCTACGGCTCTGCCGTGTCGTTAATCGTCGTGTTAATATCTTTTATCCTTACACTATTCTTCTTACGGTTATTCGACTTCGACCAAATGATCAAGCCATCTAGAATTGAAGATTAGTTAAGGAAGGAGGCTGCATGATGTCAACCGGTACGCTTAAAAAATTGTTGGTTCATACCTATATGACGTTATTTACCTTGCCAATAATCGCTATGATCATATGGTACTTCCTAGCGGCTACGATGAACTTTACGACCGGGCAGTTTTCCATGGAGAACTTTTCGTTTTTCGGTAAGCCGGTGGAGTATGCAGGGGTGAAGCTTCCGTTAATATGGCCGATCGTCCTCAATACGATAGTGTACTCGTTTTTAATTGTCGCCATTGAAGTATGCATATCCGTACCTACGGCGTACGCCTTTGCAAGACTGGATTTTCGCGGGAAGCGGGCGACGATGAAATTTTTGTTCCTCATGAGATCCTTTCCGGGCATTACGTTAATTATCGCGACCTTCTTCATATTGGTTCAAATGAATTTGGTTAACACGTATTTGGGAGTTCTATTGGTGGCGATTACTGGGTCTCTTCCAGGACGGGTGTATATCATGAAAGGATTTTTCGACGAAGTGCCGTGGGATATCGAATGGGCGGCTATGGTCGACGGCTGCACGCGGTTCAGCGCATTCAAAAAAGTACTCGTACCTTACGTGCTGCCGGGGATCGGCGCGATAGCCGTATTCTCTTTTCTCGGAGCTTACGGAGAGTGGTTTCTGTTCAAATTGCTCATCTTCAACGATGACATGCTGACGCTGGCAGGCTACTTGTCTAAATTAGTGACTAAAGAAAACAACATTATCAATTACGGCTTGATTACGGCTATCGGATTATTCTACACGCTGCCAATCGTTGTTTTCTATATCTTTACGCAGAAGATCTTCATGAAGGTCAACTTGGGAGGAGCGAAGCAGGTATGATTACTTTGAAAAGGATCGTAAAGGAATACGACGGTAAGCAGGCGGGCAATAAGGCTGTAGATGGGCTGGATCTCGAGATTAACAAGGGAGAATTCGTAGCTTTGCTCGGACCTTCCGGGTGTGGCAAGACTACGACGTTAATGATGCTTGCCGGATTGCTTAAGCCGACTTCCGGAGAAATATACTTCAGCGACAAGCTGATGAATCATGTAGAGCCTAAAGATCGTAACATCGGGATGGTGTTTCAATCTTATGCGTTATACCCGCATCTAACGGTGCGAGAGAATATTGCCTTCCCGCTAAGAGAGAGGAAAATTCCGAAGCTGGAAGCTTATGAACGAGCGAAAGAAACGAGCAAAATACTGCAGATCGATCACCTGCTCGATCGCAAGCCTGCCCAACTTTCCGGCGGACAGCAGCAACGTGTGGCCATGGCTCGGGCGCTTTCCAAAAATCCGGAAATATTGCTGCTCGACGAACCGATGTCCAATTTGGACGCGCGGCTGAAATTAGACGTTCGGGATGAGATTCGCAAGATCCAGCGTAAATTGGGAGTAACGACGATAATCGTCACGCATGATCAAGAAGAGGCGCTAGCGATCTCCGATCGGGTCGCGATCTTGAACGGGGGTCGAATTCAGCAATACGCGCCTCCCAACGAGCTGTTTAATCATCCGACCAATTTGTTCGTGGCGAGCTTTCTAGGAAATCCGCCGATGAACCTCGTTACCGGAACGCTTGAAGAGAAGTCCGGCAATCAAGTCGTCGTTACGAACGGTTTCGAGTATACGCTGCCGGAAGAGAGGAAGCTGAATAAGCTGCATATCGGGAAACCGGTCCAGTTCGGCATCAGACCTCACGACATCGCGATATGCGAGGCTAGCGATAAGCAAGCGATTCGGATGAAGGTGGATCTGGTCGAGCACTTAGGCAGCGGAAAACTCGTTAAAGTGATAGATCCGCAAAATAAGCTAGAGACGATGATTCGTCTGTTGACGGACAATGAAAATGAAGTTAGCTCTCGAGATAACTTGCATATTAAATTTAAGGATGCTAAATTTCATCTATTCGATATGACGGATAACGGACGCAATTTATATCAATATCGTTAGCAAGCGGTGCCGATTCGTAATAAGCAGGAGAACCGTGGAAGATTTTGATATAATAATGCAAGACGAAGGAGGGGATCGGGTGTCGCTGGCGGGGGAGGAAAGAAAAACGAGTATTATGGACTTGCTCAATGAAAGAGGGAAAGTTATCGCGAGCGAGCTTTCTCAGTTGTTCGAAGTTTCGACGGAAACGATCCGTAGAGATCTCGACGAGCTGGAAAAAGAAAATAAACTGAAAAAAGTGTATGGCGGAGCGGTTAAATTTCGAGTCGAAGTGGAGCTCGGGCATAACGAGAGAGAGTTCGTACACGCGGAAGCTAAGCGCAAGATCGGTTTCTTGGCCGCGGAATTGATAGAGGATAACGATGTCATCGTGGTGGATGAAGGCAGCACGGCGCTGCAAATCATTCATTTCTTAGTGAATAAGCGAAATTTGACGATATTGACGAGCTCCATACCGGCTCTTATGCTTCTTATCGAACATCAAAAACGGAATAAATACGACGGTAAAATTATTTTTATCGGCGGCGAAGTGAACGCCAAACATCTTCGAGTATCCGGTCCGATTGCCGAAAAGATTATGGATGACTTCTACGTGAACAAATCTTTCGTTTCCGTCGATGGAATCTCTCTGAAAAACGGCGTTTCTAGCTATGATTACGAAAGATCCGTGTTCACCAAAAAGTTGATCCGTTGCGCGGAAACGGCGATCGTAGTGGCGGATTCCTCTAAAGTCGACAAACGTACAGTGGCCAAAATCGTCGATATGGAAGACATCCACATCATCATATCCGATCAAGCACCTCCAACAGAGTGGAAGCCGGCTCTTATGAAGATGGATTTAAGATGGATTCATCCTCAGTGAATCCATTGAGGTAGGAGGGCGGACACCCGCGACTATCCCTCTTGCTCAGAAGCTGTGTGTTGGCATGATTCTTGAAAGTTCCTTTGGCATTATCCCCTCTACTCAGAATCAATGAAGGGGGGGCCTCTCATCGGAAATACACCAACTTTTCTGATGTAGATTACTATAGGAATGAATCATGCCGCAGGCTGTTGACATTTGTGCGCCACCATACTACTATGTGTAGTATGGTGGTGAGACAACAATGCAGATCAAAAAAATGAATATGGGCAGTGAAGGCCTGAACCGATTTTTTGGGCCTCTGGAGTCCCGGATTATGGATATTCTTTGGACTTCCGAAGGTTTGAGCGTTAAGGAAGTGCAAGCGATCCTGGATCAGGAAAGTCCGATTTCGATTAATACGGTGATGACCATTATGAATCGTCTGCTGGACAAGGGACATTTGGCAAAGCTCATGACGGGAACCGGCCGGGCGAGGGCAGCCAAGTTCTGTCCGATTCTATCCAGAGAGCAGTTTCTGTCCGAACAAACGAAGCAAGTGTCGCAGGGACTCATTCAAGAATACGGAAGTTTAGTCGTAAACCACATGATTGATGCGCTTGATGAAGTCGATCCTGAAGTCATCACAAGGCTGGAGCGCAAGCTACATGATCTGAAAAGCAGGAAAAAGAAATGAGTCCGATAACAAGGCTAAGAGGCTCTTATTCTC
Encoded proteins:
- a CDS encoding extracellular solute-binding protein — translated: MKKFVVTALSVVMGVGLLAGCGTDGESGNSTPAGNTGGSNAANGGKAKEISISVRENTWGARKDNFLEAEKRLNEELKADNVQVKIDWWPGIDDEELILQAQAGKSADIFINSSVDIGWQLEAGIIRDIDWVKDSQVFKSVPDSYTNIMKYDGHYYGVIQDMDASPVFISRKALQGLGWTNEQIDGLKARVDSGDFTFGDLVDLADEAKKKNLVKVGFAVEDTRFEGWNYAFGNYNYNPEQNKLVLARPALDVYSFWADAVKRGVITEGIGNIDTDKAAPMFIKGDIFAEFARTEFYQMMREANGMKDDIEGYNAWFKENVIWIPVPSATKGGKPSSYSNPALIFVGPKVDDAKMPYVQKLIEHVLDPDLQVNHTIVSGKLPVTPEAQEDPRFKEMGFYEEHAYLVEFTRTRPPQPDYATFIKGYTLGVEAILTKGKSAEEAYELFQKEVKQNVPQENVIIE
- a CDS encoding carbohydrate ABC transporter permease; translated protein: MENATTRQTYKKPFTKKIYPYLFIMPFAVLVFIFFILPAIATIAMSFTDLNASMKPNFVGFTNFKRIFMDYNLPQILWNTAIFAVLSLAISMLFALIISIATQYFLKGKVTAVIYRVLWLIPSIIPAVVYVTFWKYVFDPTEVGLLNSIMHQFGVESDPVSWFTKAAMAIVIVATIISTISGGMILLSAAINSIPEDLYQAARVDGASEKSVITKIILPTLKWPLMYITISELIGFVSSYFFIMLLTNGGPMRDTTTLSLYAYQQAFNLKYYGYGSAVSLIVVLISFILTLFFLRLFDFDQMIKPSRIED
- a CDS encoding carbohydrate ABC transporter permease; translation: MMSTGTLKKLLVHTYMTLFTLPIIAMIIWYFLAATMNFTTGQFSMENFSFFGKPVEYAGVKLPLIWPIVLNTIVYSFLIVAIEVCISVPTAYAFARLDFRGKRATMKFLFLMRSFPGITLIIATFFILVQMNLVNTYLGVLLVAITGSLPGRVYIMKGFFDEVPWDIEWAAMVDGCTRFSAFKKVLVPYVLPGIGAIAVFSFLGAYGEWFLFKLLIFNDDMLTLAGYLSKLVTKENNIINYGLITAIGLFYTLPIVVFYIFTQKIFMKVNLGGAKQV
- a CDS encoding ABC transporter ATP-binding protein, with translation MITLKRIVKEYDGKQAGNKAVDGLDLEINKGEFVALLGPSGCGKTTTLMMLAGLLKPTSGEIYFSDKLMNHVEPKDRNIGMVFQSYALYPHLTVRENIAFPLRERKIPKLEAYERAKETSKILQIDHLLDRKPAQLSGGQQQRVAMARALSKNPEILLLDEPMSNLDARLKLDVRDEIRKIQRKLGVTTIIVTHDQEEALAISDRVAILNGGRIQQYAPPNELFNHPTNLFVASFLGNPPMNLVTGTLEEKSGNQVVVTNGFEYTLPEERKLNKLHIGKPVQFGIRPHDIAICEASDKQAIRMKVDLVEHLGSGKLVKVIDPQNKLETMIRLLTDNENEVSSRDNLHIKFKDAKFHLFDMTDNGRNLYQYR
- a CDS encoding DeoR/GlpR family DNA-binding transcription regulator, whose translation is MSLAGEERKTSIMDLLNERGKVIASELSQLFEVSTETIRRDLDELEKENKLKKVYGGAVKFRVEVELGHNEREFVHAEAKRKIGFLAAELIEDNDVIVVDEGSTALQIIHFLVNKRNLTILTSSIPALMLLIEHQKRNKYDGKIIFIGGEVNAKHLRVSGPIAEKIMDDFYVNKSFVSVDGISLKNGVSSYDYERSVFTKKLIRCAETAIVVADSSKVDKRTVAKIVDMEDIHIIISDQAPPTEWKPALMKMDLRWIHPQ
- a CDS encoding BlaI/MecI/CopY family transcriptional regulator is translated as MQIKKMNMGSEGLNRFFGPLESRIMDILWTSEGLSVKEVQAILDQESPISINTVMTIMNRLLDKGHLAKLMTGTGRARAAKFCPILSREQFLSEQTKQVSQGLIQEYGSLVVNHMIDALDEVDPEVITRLERKLHDLKSRKKK